One segment of Peromyscus leucopus breed LL Stock chromosome 5, UCI_PerLeu_2.1, whole genome shotgun sequence DNA contains the following:
- the Fbxw9 gene encoding F-box/WD repeat-containing protein 9 isoform X1: MTSRCLGNRTRPSGSQTWDSRTHPVAMELPSGRCGDPRSCDEESDPEPDPDPDAQAEAYVARVLTPPKPGLTPRRSSLQSTLSASLGAPERKAASRVPAVRLPGLLSLPPELLLEICAYLDARVVLHVLPCVCQALHDLVRDHVTWRLRAQRRVRAPYPVVEGTHTSGYRNSCPEEDFDWPAACIELEQHLARWAEDGQRTEYFCLADGHFASIDAVLLLQGGALCLSGSRDRNVNLWDLRHLGKEPSRVLVKALGTQGNSTHKGWVWSLAAQDHHVCSGSWDSTVKLWDMAADGQQFGEIKGKAAVLCLSYQPDILVTGTYDKKVTIYDPRAGLALVKTRRLHSSAVLAVLADDRHIISGSEDHSLVVFDRRANSVLQRLQLDSYLLCMSYQEPQLWAGDNQGLLHVFANRDGCFQLVRSFDVGHQSQVTGIKHSLGTLYTTSTDKTIRVHVPTDPPRTICTRSHHNVLNGICAEGNVVVAASGGLSLEVWRLLA; the protein is encoded by the exons ATGACCTCGCGCTGCCTAGGAAACAGGACGCGGCCCAGTGGTAGCCAAACCTGGGACAGCCGCACCCACCCTGTCGCCATGGAGCTTCCCTCAGGGCGGTGCGGGGATCCTCGCTCTTGTGACGAAGAGTCGGACCCCGAGCCAGACCCGGACCCTGACGCTCAGGCTGAGGCCTACGTAGCCCGTGTGCTTACCCCACCCAAACCTGGCCTGACCCCGCGGCGCTCGTCGCTGCAGTCCACGCTCTCCGCGTCCCTGGGCGCGCCGGAGCGAAAGGCTGCCTCCAGAGTCCCGGCCGTGCGCCTGCCGGGCCTGCTGAGCCTTCCCCCGGAGCTGCTGCTGGAGATCTGCGCCTACCTGGATGCGCGGGTCGTGCTCCATGTCCTGCCGTGCGTGTGCCAAGCACTGCACGACCTTGTGCGTGATCATGTCACCTGGAGGCTACGCGCTCAGCGCCGCGTACGCGCACCCTACCCAGTGGTGGAAGGTACGCACACCTCGGGCTACAGGAACTCCTGCCCAG AGGAGGACTTTGACTGGCCAGCTGCCTGCATCGAGCTGGAGCAGCATCTGGCCCGCTGGGCAGAGGATGGACAGCGAACGGAGTACTTCTGCCTGGCTGATGGTCACTTTGCTTCCATCGATGCAGTGTTGCTGCTGCAG GGTGGGGCACTGTGTCTGTCAGGTTCCCGAGATCGCAATGTCAACCTGTGGGACCTACGACATCTAGGAAAGGAGCCTAGCCGAGTTCTGGTGAAGGCCTTGGGCACCCAGGGCAACAGCACACACAAG GGCTGGGTGTGGTCGCTAGCAGCACAGGATCACCATGTGTGCTCCGGCTCTTGGGACAGCACTGTGAAGCTGTGGGACATGGCAGCTGATGGGCAGCAGTTTGGCGAGATCAA GGGCAAGGCGGCAGTGCTGTGCCTCTCCTACCAACCTGACATCCTGGTGACTGGCACCTATGACAAGAAGGTGACCATCTATGATCCCAGAG CCGGCTTGGCCCTGGTGAAGACCCGCAGGCTGCACTCGAGCGCTGTGCTGGCGGTGTTGGCAGATGACAGGCACATCATCTCAGGCAGTGAGGACCACAGTCTTGTGGTGTTTGATCGCCGGGCCAACAGCGTCCTGCAGCGGCTGCAG CTGGACTCCTATCTGCTCTGCATGTCCTACCAGGAGCCCCAGCTCTGGGCGGGTGACAACCAGGGCCTGCTGCACGTCTTCGCCAACCGAGATGGTTGCTTCCAGCTTGTCCGG TCCTTTGACGTGGGTCACCAGTCTCAGGTCACAGGGATCAAACACTCGCTGGGGACTTTGTACACAACATCTACTGACAAGACCATTCGG GTTCACGTGCCCACAGACCCACCCAGGACCATCTGTACCAGAAGCCACCACAATGTGTTGAATGGG ATCTGCGCTGAGGGTAACGTGGTGGTGGCTGCCTCCGGTGGACTGTCACTGGAGGTCTGGAGGCTGCTGGCCTAA
- the Fbxw9 gene encoding F-box/WD repeat-containing protein 9 isoform X3 encodes MTSRCLGNRTRPSGSQTWDSRTHPVAMELPSGRCGDPRSCDEESDPEPDPDPDAQAEAYVARVLTPPKPGLTPRRSSLQSTLSASLGAPERKAASRVPAVRLPGLLSLPPELLLEICAYLDARVVLHVLPCVCQALHDLVRDHVTWRLRAQRRVRAPYPVVEGTHTSGYRNSCPEEDFDWPAACIELEQHLARWAEDGQRTEYFCLADGHFASIDAVLLLQGGALCLSGSRDRNVNLWDLRHLGKEPSRVLVKALGTQGNSTHKGWVWSLAAQDHHVCSGSWDSTVKLWDMAADGQQFGEIKGKAAVLCLSYQPDILVTGTYDKKVTIYDPRAGLALVKTRRLHSSAVLAVLADDRHIISGSEDHSLVVFDRRANSVLQRLQSFDVGHQSQVTGIKHSLGTLYTTSTDKTIRVHVPTDPPRTICTRSHHNVLNGICAEGNVVVAASGGLSLEVWRLLA; translated from the exons ATGACCTCGCGCTGCCTAGGAAACAGGACGCGGCCCAGTGGTAGCCAAACCTGGGACAGCCGCACCCACCCTGTCGCCATGGAGCTTCCCTCAGGGCGGTGCGGGGATCCTCGCTCTTGTGACGAAGAGTCGGACCCCGAGCCAGACCCGGACCCTGACGCTCAGGCTGAGGCCTACGTAGCCCGTGTGCTTACCCCACCCAAACCTGGCCTGACCCCGCGGCGCTCGTCGCTGCAGTCCACGCTCTCCGCGTCCCTGGGCGCGCCGGAGCGAAAGGCTGCCTCCAGAGTCCCGGCCGTGCGCCTGCCGGGCCTGCTGAGCCTTCCCCCGGAGCTGCTGCTGGAGATCTGCGCCTACCTGGATGCGCGGGTCGTGCTCCATGTCCTGCCGTGCGTGTGCCAAGCACTGCACGACCTTGTGCGTGATCATGTCACCTGGAGGCTACGCGCTCAGCGCCGCGTACGCGCACCCTACCCAGTGGTGGAAGGTACGCACACCTCGGGCTACAGGAACTCCTGCCCAG AGGAGGACTTTGACTGGCCAGCTGCCTGCATCGAGCTGGAGCAGCATCTGGCCCGCTGGGCAGAGGATGGACAGCGAACGGAGTACTTCTGCCTGGCTGATGGTCACTTTGCTTCCATCGATGCAGTGTTGCTGCTGCAG GGTGGGGCACTGTGTCTGTCAGGTTCCCGAGATCGCAATGTCAACCTGTGGGACCTACGACATCTAGGAAAGGAGCCTAGCCGAGTTCTGGTGAAGGCCTTGGGCACCCAGGGCAACAGCACACACAAG GGCTGGGTGTGGTCGCTAGCAGCACAGGATCACCATGTGTGCTCCGGCTCTTGGGACAGCACTGTGAAGCTGTGGGACATGGCAGCTGATGGGCAGCAGTTTGGCGAGATCAA GGGCAAGGCGGCAGTGCTGTGCCTCTCCTACCAACCTGACATCCTGGTGACTGGCACCTATGACAAGAAGGTGACCATCTATGATCCCAGAG CCGGCTTGGCCCTGGTGAAGACCCGCAGGCTGCACTCGAGCGCTGTGCTGGCGGTGTTGGCAGATGACAGGCACATCATCTCAGGCAGTGAGGACCACAGTCTTGTGGTGTTTGATCGCCGGGCCAACAGCGTCCTGCAGCGGCTGCAG TCCTTTGACGTGGGTCACCAGTCTCAGGTCACAGGGATCAAACACTCGCTGGGGACTTTGTACACAACATCTACTGACAAGACCATTCGG GTTCACGTGCCCACAGACCCACCCAGGACCATCTGTACCAGAAGCCACCACAATGTGTTGAATGGG ATCTGCGCTGAGGGTAACGTGGTGGTGGCTGCCTCCGGTGGACTGTCACTGGAGGTCTGGAGGCTGCTGGCCTAA
- the Fbxw9 gene encoding F-box/WD repeat-containing protein 9 isoform X2, translating to MTSRCLGNRTRPSGSQTWDSRTHPVAMELPSGRCGDPRSCDEESDPEPDPDPDAQAEAYVARVLTPPKPGLTPRRSSLQSTLSASLGAPERKAASRVPAVRLPGLLSLPPELLLEICAYLDARVVLHVLPCVCQALHDLVRDHVTWRLRAQRRVRAPYPVVEEEDFDWPAACIELEQHLARWAEDGQRTEYFCLADGHFASIDAVLLLQGGALCLSGSRDRNVNLWDLRHLGKEPSRVLVKALGTQGNSTHKGWVWSLAAQDHHVCSGSWDSTVKLWDMAADGQQFGEIKGKAAVLCLSYQPDILVTGTYDKKVTIYDPRAGLALVKTRRLHSSAVLAVLADDRHIISGSEDHSLVVFDRRANSVLQRLQLDSYLLCMSYQEPQLWAGDNQGLLHVFANRDGCFQLVRSFDVGHQSQVTGIKHSLGTLYTTSTDKTIRVHVPTDPPRTICTRSHHNVLNGICAEGNVVVAASGGLSLEVWRLLA from the exons ATGACCTCGCGCTGCCTAGGAAACAGGACGCGGCCCAGTGGTAGCCAAACCTGGGACAGCCGCACCCACCCTGTCGCCATGGAGCTTCCCTCAGGGCGGTGCGGGGATCCTCGCTCTTGTGACGAAGAGTCGGACCCCGAGCCAGACCCGGACCCTGACGCTCAGGCTGAGGCCTACGTAGCCCGTGTGCTTACCCCACCCAAACCTGGCCTGACCCCGCGGCGCTCGTCGCTGCAGTCCACGCTCTCCGCGTCCCTGGGCGCGCCGGAGCGAAAGGCTGCCTCCAGAGTCCCGGCCGTGCGCCTGCCGGGCCTGCTGAGCCTTCCCCCGGAGCTGCTGCTGGAGATCTGCGCCTACCTGGATGCGCGGGTCGTGCTCCATGTCCTGCCGTGCGTGTGCCAAGCACTGCACGACCTTGTGCGTGATCATGTCACCTGGAGGCTACGCGCTCAGCGCCGCGTACGCGCACCCTACCCAGTGGTGGAAG AGGAGGACTTTGACTGGCCAGCTGCCTGCATCGAGCTGGAGCAGCATCTGGCCCGCTGGGCAGAGGATGGACAGCGAACGGAGTACTTCTGCCTGGCTGATGGTCACTTTGCTTCCATCGATGCAGTGTTGCTGCTGCAG GGTGGGGCACTGTGTCTGTCAGGTTCCCGAGATCGCAATGTCAACCTGTGGGACCTACGACATCTAGGAAAGGAGCCTAGCCGAGTTCTGGTGAAGGCCTTGGGCACCCAGGGCAACAGCACACACAAG GGCTGGGTGTGGTCGCTAGCAGCACAGGATCACCATGTGTGCTCCGGCTCTTGGGACAGCACTGTGAAGCTGTGGGACATGGCAGCTGATGGGCAGCAGTTTGGCGAGATCAA GGGCAAGGCGGCAGTGCTGTGCCTCTCCTACCAACCTGACATCCTGGTGACTGGCACCTATGACAAGAAGGTGACCATCTATGATCCCAGAG CCGGCTTGGCCCTGGTGAAGACCCGCAGGCTGCACTCGAGCGCTGTGCTGGCGGTGTTGGCAGATGACAGGCACATCATCTCAGGCAGTGAGGACCACAGTCTTGTGGTGTTTGATCGCCGGGCCAACAGCGTCCTGCAGCGGCTGCAG CTGGACTCCTATCTGCTCTGCATGTCCTACCAGGAGCCCCAGCTCTGGGCGGGTGACAACCAGGGCCTGCTGCACGTCTTCGCCAACCGAGATGGTTGCTTCCAGCTTGTCCGG TCCTTTGACGTGGGTCACCAGTCTCAGGTCACAGGGATCAAACACTCGCTGGGGACTTTGTACACAACATCTACTGACAAGACCATTCGG GTTCACGTGCCCACAGACCCACCCAGGACCATCTGTACCAGAAGCCACCACAATGTGTTGAATGGG ATCTGCGCTGAGGGTAACGTGGTGGTGGCTGCCTCCGGTGGACTGTCACTGGAGGTCTGGAGGCTGCTGGCCTAA
- the Gng14 gene encoding putative guanine nucleotide-binding protein G(I)/G(S)/G(O) subunit gamma-14: protein MSSKVATGSDIGQARRAVEQLRMEAGINRIQVSKAATDLLQFCTEQAKSDPFLVGIPAATNPFKEKKPCAIL from the exons ATGTCCAGCAAAGTGGCCACTGGAAGTGACATCGGACAGGCCCGCCGGGCGGTAGAGCAACTGCGGATGGAGGCGGGCATCAACCGCATACAG GTGTCCAAGGCAGCCACAGATTTGCTGCAGTTCTGCACAGAGCAAGCCAAGAGCGACCCTTTCCTTGTGGGCATCCCAGCTGCCACCAACCCTTTCAAGGAAAAGAAGCCCTGTGCTATCTTATGA
- the Dhps gene encoding deoxyhypusine synthase isoform X2, translated as MEGTPQGAAPAAALAAVLKHSSALPPESAQVQGYDFNRGVDYHALLEAFGTTGFQATNFGRAVQQVNAMIEKKLEPLAPDEDHHEDLTQSRRPLTGCTIFLGYTSNLISSGIRETIRYLVQHNMVDVLVTTAGGVEEDLIKCLAPTYLGEFSLSGKELRENGINRIGNLLVPNDNYCKFEDWLMPILDQMVLEQNTEGVKWTPSKMISRLGKEINNPESVYYWAHKNHIPVLSPALTDGSLGDMIFFHSYKNPGLVLDIVEDLRLINMQAIFAKRSGMIILGGGMVKHHIANANLMEEHSQ; from the exons ATGGAGGGGACCCCGCAGGGGGCGGCGCCCGCCGCGGCGCTGGCCGCCGTGCTCAAGCACAGCTCGGCGCTGCCGCCCGAGAGCGCCCAGGTTCAAGGGTACGACTTCAACCGCGGCGTAGATTACCACGCACTTCTGGAGGCCTTCGGCACCACCGGCTTCCAGGCTACCAACTTCGGACGCGCGGTGCAGCAAGTCAACGCCATG ATTGAGAAGAAGCTGGAGCCGCTAGCACCAGATGAAGACCATCACGAAGACCTGACGCAGAGCCGCCGCCCACTCACAGGCTGCACCATTTTCTTAGGCTACACATCCAACCTCATCAGTTCGGGCATCCGTGAGACCATTCGCTATCTCGTGCAGCACAACATG GTGGATGTACTGGTGACCACTGCTGGAGGCGTGGAAGAAGACCTCATCAAGTGCCTGGCACCCACATATCTTGGCGAGTTCAGCCTCAGTGGGAAGGAGCTCCGAGAGAATGGGATCAACAG GATTGGGAACCTGCTGGTTCCAAACGATAATTACTGCAAGTTTGAGGACTGGCTCATGCCCATTCTGGACCAGATGGTGCTGGAGCAGAACACAGAG GGTGTGAAGTGGACACCTTCCAAGATGATCTCCCGGCTCGGCAAGGAGATTAACAACCCAGAGTCTGTGTATTATTGGGCCCATAAG AACCACATTCCTGTGCTGAGTCCTGCACTCAcagatggctcactgggtgaCATGATCTTCTTCCATTCCTACAAAAACCCAGGCTTAGTTCTGGACATTGTTGAAG ACCTGAGACTCATCAACATGCAGGCCATTTTCGCCAAGCGCTCTGGCATGATCATCCTGGGTGGAGGTATGGTCAAGCACCACATCGCCAACGCTAACCTTATG GAAGAGCATTCCCAGTGA
- the Dhps gene encoding deoxyhypusine synthase isoform X1, which produces MEGTPQGAAPAAALAAVLKHSSALPPESAQVQGYDFNRGVDYHALLEAFGTTGFQATNFGRAVQQVNAMIEKKLEPLAPDEDHHEDLTQSRRPLTGCTIFLGYTSNLISSGIRETIRYLVQHNMVDVLVTTAGGVEEDLIKCLAPTYLGEFSLSGKELRENGINRIGNLLVPNDNYCKFEDWLMPILDQMVLEQNTEGVKWTPSKMISRLGKEINNPESVYYWAHKNHIPVLSPALTDGSLGDMIFFHSYKNPGLVLDIVEDLRLINMQAIFAKRSGMIILGGGMVKHHIANANLMRNGADYAVYINTAQEFDGSDSGARPDEAVSWGKIRVDAQPVKVYADASLVFPLLVAKTFAQKADAFTAEKNED; this is translated from the exons ATGGAGGGGACCCCGCAGGGGGCGGCGCCCGCCGCGGCGCTGGCCGCCGTGCTCAAGCACAGCTCGGCGCTGCCGCCCGAGAGCGCCCAGGTTCAAGGGTACGACTTCAACCGCGGCGTAGATTACCACGCACTTCTGGAGGCCTTCGGCACCACCGGCTTCCAGGCTACCAACTTCGGACGCGCGGTGCAGCAAGTCAACGCCATG ATTGAGAAGAAGCTGGAGCCGCTAGCACCAGATGAAGACCATCACGAAGACCTGACGCAGAGCCGCCGCCCACTCACAGGCTGCACCATTTTCTTAGGCTACACATCCAACCTCATCAGTTCGGGCATCCGTGAGACCATTCGCTATCTCGTGCAGCACAACATG GTGGATGTACTGGTGACCACTGCTGGAGGCGTGGAAGAAGACCTCATCAAGTGCCTGGCACCCACATATCTTGGCGAGTTCAGCCTCAGTGGGAAGGAGCTCCGAGAGAATGGGATCAACAG GATTGGGAACCTGCTGGTTCCAAACGATAATTACTGCAAGTTTGAGGACTGGCTCATGCCCATTCTGGACCAGATGGTGCTGGAGCAGAACACAGAG GGTGTGAAGTGGACACCTTCCAAGATGATCTCCCGGCTCGGCAAGGAGATTAACAACCCAGAGTCTGTGTATTATTGGGCCCATAAG AACCACATTCCTGTGCTGAGTCCTGCACTCAcagatggctcactgggtgaCATGATCTTCTTCCATTCCTACAAAAACCCAGGCTTAGTTCTGGACATTGTTGAAG ACCTGAGACTCATCAACATGCAGGCCATTTTCGCCAAGCGCTCTGGCATGATCATCCTGGGTGGAGGTATGGTCAAGCACCACATCGCCAACGCTAACCTTATG CGGAATGGGGCTGACTACGCTGTCTATATCAACACAGCCCAGGAGTTTGATGGTTCAGACTCAGGAGCCCGGCCAGATGAGGCTGTCTCTTGGGGCAAGATCCGGGTGGATGCACAGCCAGTAAAG GTCTATGCTgatgcttctctggtcttccccCTGCTGGTGGCTAAGACATTTGCCCAAAAGGCAGACGCCTTCACAGCTGAGAAGAATGAGGACTAA
- the Wdr83 gene encoding WD repeat domain-containing protein 83: MAFPEPKPRAPELPQKRLKTLDCGQGAVRAVRFNVDGNYCLTCGSDKTLKLWNPLRGTLLRTYSGHGYEVLDAAGSFDNSHLCSGGGDKTVVLWDVATGQVVRKFRGHAGKVNTVQFNEEATIILSGSIDSSIRCWDCRSRKPEPVQMLDEARDGISSVKVSDHEILAGSVDGRVRRYDLRMGQVFSDYVGSPITCTCFSRDGQCTLISSLDSTLRLLDKDTGELLDEYVGHKNQKYKLDCCLSERDTHVVSCSEDGKVFFWDLVEGALALALPVGSSVVQSLAYHPTEPCLLTAMGGSIQYWREETYEAEGGAS; the protein is encoded by the exons ATGGCTTTTCCTGAGCCAAAACCGCGGGCCCCGGAGCTGCCGCAGAAACGGTTGAAGACACTGGACTGCGGCCAGGGCGCGGTGCGAGCCGTGCGATTTAATG TGGATGGCAACTACTGTCTGACGTGTGGCAGCGATAAAACCCTAAAGCTGTGGAACCCGTTGCGTGGGACGCTGCTGCGGACGTACAGTGGCCACGGCTACGAAGTGCTGGATGCGGCCGG CTCCTTTGACAACAGCCATCTCTGCTCTGGTGGTGGAGACAAAAcggtggtgctgtgggatgtggcAACTGGGCAGGTCGTGCGCAAATTTCGGGGCCACGCTGGA AAGGTGAACACCGTTCAGTTTAACGAAGAGGCCACAATCATCCTGTCTG GTTCTATCGATTCCAGTATCCGATGCTGGGACTGCCGTTCTCGAAAGCCTGAGCCTGTGCAGATGCTAGATGAAGCCAGAGATGGCATATCCAGTGTAAAGGTGTCAGACCATGAGATCCTGGCAGG CTCTGTGGACGGCCGCGTCAGGCGCTATGACCTAAGGATGGGGCAGGTCTTCTCAGACTACGTGGGCA GCCCCATCACCTGCACCTGCTTCAGCCGGGATGGGCAGTGCACTCTGATATCCAGCCTGGACTCAACTCTAAGGCTTCTAGATAAAGACACAGGGGAGCTGCTGGACGA GTATGTTGGCCATAAGAACCAGAAGTACAAGCTGGACTGCTGCCTGAGTGAGCGTGACACACACGTGGTCAGCTGCTCTGAGGATGGGAAGGTGTTCTTCTGGGACCTGGTAGAG GGTGCCCTGGCACTGGCCCTGCCCGTGGGTTCTAGTGTGGTACAGTCACTGGCTTACCATCCCACGGAACCCTGCCTGCTGACAGCCATGGGGGGCAGCATCCAGTACTGGCGAGAAGAGACCTATGAGGCAGAGGGTGGAGCAAGCTGA
- the Wdr83os gene encoding protein Asterix isoform X1 has product MSTNNMSDPRRPNKVLRYKPPPSECNPALDDPTPDYMNLLGMIFSMCGLMLKLKWCAWVAVYCSFISFANSRSSEDTKQMMSSFMLSISAVVMSYLQNPQPMMPLW; this is encoded by the exons ATGTCCACCAACAATATGTCCGACCCACGGAGACCCAACAAAGTGCTGAG GTATAAGCCTCCGCCGAGCGAGTGCAACCCAGCTTTGGACGACCCGACTCCGGACTATATGAATCTTCTCGGCATGATCTTCAGCATGTGCGGCCTCATGCTTAAG CTGAAGTGGTGTGCTTGGGTTGCCGTCTACTGTTCCTTTATCAGCTTTGCCAATTCCCGGAGCTCGGAGGACACTAAGCAGATGATGAGTAGCTTCAT GCTCTCAATCTCTGCCGTGGTGATGTCCTATCTGCAGAATCCTCAGCCCATGATGCCCCTGTGGTGA
- the Wdr83os gene encoding protein Asterix isoform X2, which yields MSTNNMSDPRRPNKVLRYKPPPSECNPALDDPTPDYMNLLGMIFSMCGLMLKALNLCRGDVLSAESSAHDAPVVMSTRRLGSWTPVHLLSGLAFDCLQPALSCCL from the exons ATGTCCACCAACAATATGTCCGACCCACGGAGACCCAACAAAGTGCTGAG GTATAAGCCTCCGCCGAGCGAGTGCAACCCAGCTTTGGACGACCCGACTCCGGACTATATGAATCTTCTCGGCATGATCTTCAGCATGTGCGGCCTCATGCTTAAG GCTCTCAATCTCTGCCGTGGTGATGTCCTATCTGCAGAATCCTCAGCCCATGATGCCCCTGTGGTGATGTCTACTAGAAGGCTTGGATCCTGGACTCCTGTCCACCTTCTCTCTGGCTTAGCCTTTGACTGCCTCCAACCTGCCCTTAGCTGCTGTCTGTAA